One window of the Mycoplasmopsis anatis genome contains the following:
- the rpsT gene encoding 30S ribosomal protein S20, which produces MANIKSKVKNIAKIEKARARNAAMKSRVRKAIRAAREAVIAKDEKAAQLVQNAHSIIAKAVQKGVFHPNKGARKQSRLDEFVNKNK; this is translated from the coding sequence ATGGCAAATATTAAATCTAAGGTTAAGAACATTGCTAAGATTGAAAAAGCAAGAGCTAGAAATGCAGCTATGAAATCACGTGTTAGAAAAGCAATACGTGCAGCTCGTGAAGCTGTTATTGCTAAAGATGAAAAAGCAGCACAATTAGTTCAAAATGCACATTCAATCATTGCTAAAGCAGTTCAAAAAGGTGTTTTCCACCCAAATAAAGGTGCAAGAAAACAATCAAGACTTGATGAATTTGTAAACAAAAACAAATAG
- a CDS encoding beta-N-acetylglucosaminidase domain-containing protein → MKKKNKALSIITIGSGIAGLSLGIVSANTNSKETQNKYEIYPNPHNISYDGSQSLITQSVNVVVEDGIDQDTITRLKETLKLQGITDINFTRRIDSDKTNFILGTKDNRDTFVDNYIKSQNITYQDGLMDKIDSYLLSIKNNVIAIYGNEVDSTFYGVTTLWHIFNQLQGHQIEDLKIEDYADVKTRGVVEGYYGNPWSVEDRINYMTWGGYYKLNAYFYAPKDDPKHNRNWAELYTNEEIERVIKPIAEAGNKSKVRFIYALHPFMHNRLDNGNVEDKKEKLKAKFLQVIKAGVRQIAILADDIGSAIAEDFQVKLLNEIVDWLKELKKTQYPDLKTTLPYVVREYGGWGQEYFKRFPQEVQIVMTGGKTWGEVSKNFTDSFKGKVGRSPMLWINWPCTDNSKNHLIMGGYKEFLHANVNPENIEGIILNPMQQSEPSKVAIFGAASYSWNKWSDRNDADKIWDDAFKHIDNKSAFDTPVSRAFRELSKHMINQKMDSRVVKLEESIELAPKLTALLNKLTEKSYTKDEVHGLVAEFAKLGDAANLFIEQANNKKLVEQIRPFLESWIDLTQAALFYLEILVKIKDEDINTINSLYTQAKAKLYSARNNHKFSYLSESKNAEVGAQHIQPFLTKLDNFTFEYLNEVLNKNKYTTTWTSNVFKNPSSGNLNGVFNLDKPQPIQFTNPNLVKKDDYIGAEFSKPIELNSVSIEMGTGRRHFFRSKLQYQLNGQTEWKDINGEVYFRPEGSIEPIEVGNLKIRNVKAVRLISTQNDGGTKWIDVNRFQINKPELKDLELAKPIKFNNVVLDKLQAVYGTQPKNAIDNAENIELYVKTDQQPKNDSIKKDESVEFHFNQKTEVTKFEFIQGISSANDVINEGVVEWYDDASKSWKQFGDGKINNSRVQSVIGYANTTKMRVRNRKDKNVWWRISEARAYGYEPRKNVKYSISSDNLVIATNSIINDWSNNNKLSYVLDGNRNTISWMSVTENGKRNQNIKANSNLVIDFDKSMQIEKIIVRQGDGDNISGIKIEGYENGEWIKIDEQSNAPREYTVDASKLTNHFTKIRVSSTKNTNSWWQLADVIIHEKRRPSKEYVIENPANNLLVQRSENNYKLVVQGNDAKTITLNKDQYVGIDLKTLEKIKEVSKNQINLNGAQLQTSLNGIVWENADSVDSIKNKIVRFIRIINNSETESSKSITLDSVVITTEDTLEFGKLAKTTFGQGINKWGDSRWNKAAFDGNIGSATKFGMVPKKGNYIIYDLGKEIDLRKLRIYARGNSLDFPRNIEVLYSTNLENNYTKLFDIPTVDDRNTRLDNVNSESIKVDSKYPAMRYFGHEQDLNQPVKARYIKLLVTKDYPNLSLVFNEIQINDGEYISIPNDPRFSGAEESSKNTTPSKMMDSDLSTYYEPKESNSEIKYFEHDPQPGKFIQFITTDKYSDATVTVKTANETGVVKEYQLGKLSIDNISFRIPEKESILEVKINWTDKKPQIKEMTLYDSDETSELNKEPLTKLTKLPSDFDNWVNEDKAKLNNLIEIAKKVLSYEHVTQKTLDKLVNNINSIIQNKRLKGDISKLQAEVNSEITDLEYYVESTTIEYKYSLAKAKNLIANSADETQDVIDLIYQELMDAKSKLRFSPKNKDELKIKVNDFEKLNPNRFLEENYQLLHEKVTKIKQKISDDDIASLTDKIHPKEFAKLISEYDELYKKLVDSEKGVKFNEYNKIKELANKFIDQNGSQWQNLSNKLNDKITEFDKQVNSDDSTIESINAAIEGLTKALNDSQTEKANKINKLKSIATTLIEDGQIYTEESFNKYLEVANKIKDLVANPDKILEEEIDSLIENMKTATDELQLKDQSNLDGIKQYAKSLAEKLENNKEEINNEIDQAQNLETIKVIIEKIKNQLIEESNNKIDKKRNEGIDLANQLLNKEKINEFIYDLNNANDIQSLENIINLIRNQIQETKEQLASKIRDNLTELENQQLKNSILDDVNNNLSSLSISKLNEYIEQIKREKENELIKNISKLRAQNNNLINQLESEKDSFTNRLQNSNTLDELKTLNNELREIVDKLISKYKTDANRELDKLINKENYATRIENTNNVNVLKDLIKEIQDKFKIQQEQLKQQKIAQIRSKIEQLDDQNLISALVDELGSIVELSQYDPFKQKVDQKIEELINTLKQKASNLLDKIENKEDITNDQIQQIDNLVQIRNLIALLEDKLQVQTQQKIQNKKLELLNKISTESELDAYKNNVNNSNTLEELSMIETQIDSKINEIQNKRVANNRNWIKSNLSQLNRFLELLSNQEIQNPIKNELNQEITNINSFDVTNIPDSDKETHQNLIVQLTTKANEILKSNLVTLPLLSIPLSKDVIRDNLEKIKESINSTMNESSKQLNIDQYQNIINQINNLNYDDSFLELIDQYTNLVRQYDQLWINLRITLINSQFNELETLKQEIEDLITKNNLTDEPELSELQSKIQLNSSSKIILSATTKLNTQKQLINELNNKVNSLIKQKEEQKTARTKRTRIIIGSVISGLVVIATVGLIILFKSKKGKK, encoded by the coding sequence ATGAAAAAGAAAAATAAAGCGTTAAGCATTATTACAATTGGTTCAGGAATTGCTGGATTATCATTAGGAATAGTTTCTGCTAACACCAACTCTAAAGAAACACAAAATAAATATGAAATTTACCCTAATCCCCATAATATTTCATATGATGGAAGTCAATCTTTGATAACTCAATCTGTAAATGTTGTGGTTGAAGATGGAATTGATCAAGACACAATTACAAGGTTAAAAGAAACACTTAAGTTGCAAGGTATTACTGATATAAACTTTACAAGAAGAATTGATAGTGATAAAACAAACTTTATTTTAGGTACTAAAGATAATAGGGATACCTTTGTCGATAATTATATCAAATCACAAAACATCACTTATCAGGATGGTTTAATGGATAAGATAGACTCATATTTATTGAGTATTAAAAATAATGTTATTGCAATCTATGGAAATGAAGTTGATTCAACATTTTATGGTGTCACAACACTTTGGCATATTTTCAATCAACTTCAAGGACACCAAATTGAAGATCTTAAAATTGAAGACTATGCAGACGTAAAAACAAGGGGTGTTGTTGAAGGGTATTATGGTAATCCTTGAAGTGTTGAGGATAGAATTAATTATATGACTTGAGGTGGTTACTACAAACTTAATGCATACTTCTACGCTCCTAAGGATGATCCAAAACACAATAGAAATTGAGCTGAATTATACACTAATGAAGAAATTGAACGTGTTATAAAGCCAATTGCTGAAGCCGGTAATAAGTCTAAAGTTAGATTTATTTATGCCCTTCACCCATTTATGCATAATCGTCTGGATAATGGTAATGTTGAAGATAAAAAAGAAAAACTCAAAGCTAAATTTTTACAAGTTATTAAAGCAGGTGTAAGACAAATAGCTATTTTGGCTGATGATATTGGTTCAGCTATAGCTGAAGATTTTCAAGTTAAACTACTTAATGAAATTGTGGATTGACTTAAAGAACTTAAGAAAACTCAATATCCCGATTTAAAAACAACATTACCATATGTAGTAAGAGAGTATGGAGGTTGAGGACAAGAATATTTCAAAAGATTTCCACAAGAAGTTCAAATAGTTATGACTGGTGGAAAAACATGAGGTGAAGTATCAAAAAACTTTACTGATTCATTTAAGGGTAAAGTCGGAAGAAGTCCGATGTTATGAATAAATTGGCCATGTACTGATAATTCAAAGAATCACTTAATTATGGGTGGATACAAAGAATTTTTACATGCTAATGTTAATCCAGAAAACATTGAAGGTATTATTCTAAACCCAATGCAACAATCAGAACCATCAAAAGTTGCGATTTTTGGTGCAGCATCATATTCATGAAACAAATGAAGTGATAGAAATGATGCCGACAAAATTTGAGATGATGCATTTAAACACATTGACAATAAATCAGCATTTGATACACCGGTATCAAGAGCATTTAGGGAACTTTCAAAACACATGATCAACCAAAAAATGGACAGTCGTGTTGTAAAGTTAGAAGAATCTATTGAATTAGCACCGAAATTAACAGCTCTATTAAATAAATTAACTGAAAAATCATACACAAAAGATGAAGTTCACGGTTTGGTTGCTGAATTTGCAAAATTAGGGGATGCTGCAAATTTATTTATTGAACAAGCAAATAACAAAAAACTAGTTGAGCAAATTAGACCATTTCTAGAATCATGAATAGATCTTACACAAGCTGCACTATTCTATTTAGAAATATTGGTGAAAATAAAAGATGAAGATATCAATACAATTAATTCACTATATACTCAAGCTAAAGCTAAGTTATACTCAGCTAGAAATAACCATAAATTCTCATATCTTTCAGAATCTAAGAATGCTGAAGTAGGTGCTCAACACATTCAACCTTTTTTAACCAAATTAGATAATTTTACATTTGAATACCTAAATGAAGTATTAAATAAAAACAAATATACCACAACTTGAACTTCTAATGTATTTAAAAATCCAAGTAGCGGCAACTTAAATGGTGTATTTAATCTAGACAAGCCTCAGCCTATTCAATTCACAAATCCTAATCTTGTCAAAAAAGATGACTACATTGGCGCTGAGTTTAGTAAACCAATTGAATTAAATAGTGTATCAATTGAAATGGGTACTGGAAGAAGACATTTCTTTAGATCTAAACTACAATATCAACTAAATGGTCAAACAGAATGAAAAGACATTAATGGTGAAGTATATTTTAGACCCGAAGGATCAATTGAACCTATTGAGGTAGGTAACTTAAAAATAAGAAACGTTAAGGCTGTTAGATTAATTTCTACACAAAATGATGGCGGAACAAAATGAATCGATGTTAACCGTTTTCAAATTAACAAACCTGAACTTAAAGATCTTGAACTAGCTAAACCTATCAAATTTAATAATGTTGTATTAGATAAATTACAAGCGGTATATGGAACACAACCAAAAAACGCAATAGATAACGCAGAAAATATTGAGTTATATGTTAAAACAGATCAGCAACCAAAAAATGATTCTATAAAAAAAGATGAATCGGTAGAATTTCATTTTAATCAAAAAACTGAAGTTACTAAATTTGAATTTATACAAGGTATTTCTTCAGCTAATGATGTAATTAATGAAGGAGTTGTTGAATGATATGATGATGCTTCTAAATCATGAAAACAATTTGGAGATGGTAAAATAAATAATTCAAGAGTTCAAAGTGTGATTGGTTATGCTAACACGACAAAAATGCGTGTAAGAAATAGAAAAGATAAAAATGTTTGATGAAGAATCTCAGAAGCTAGAGCATATGGTTATGAACCAAGAAAAAATGTTAAATATAGTATTTCAAGCGATAATTTGGTTATAGCTACAAATAGTATAATCAACGACTGATCAAATAACAATAAACTTTCTTATGTATTAGATGGTAATAGAAATACTATATCGTGAATGTCAGTAACAGAAAATGGAAAAAGAAATCAAAACATTAAAGCTAATAGCAACCTTGTCATAGATTTTGACAAATCAATGCAAATAGAAAAAATTATAGTACGTCAAGGTGACGGAGATAACATATCTGGAATAAAAATTGAAGGGTATGAAAATGGTGAGTGAATCAAAATAGATGAACAAAGTAATGCTCCTAGAGAATATACTGTAGATGCATCAAAATTAACAAATCACTTCACAAAAATAAGAGTATCATCAACAAAAAATACTAATTCTTGATGACAATTAGCAGATGTTATAATACATGAAAAAAGACGTCCTTCAAAAGAATATGTAATTGAAAATCCAGCTAACAATTTATTAGTTCAAAGAAGTGAAAATAATTATAAATTAGTAGTACAAGGAAATGATGCTAAAACAATTACACTAAATAAAGATCAATATGTTGGAATTGACTTAAAAACACTTGAAAAAATAAAAGAAGTAAGTAAAAACCAAATCAATTTAAATGGCGCTCAATTACAAACTTCACTAAATGGTATAGTTTGAGAAAATGCAGATTCAGTAGATTCTATTAAAAACAAAATTGTTAGATTTATTAGAATAATAAATAACAGTGAAACTGAATCAAGTAAATCAATAACTTTAGATAGTGTTGTAATAACAACAGAAGACACTCTTGAATTTGGTAAATTAGCCAAAACTACTTTTGGTCAAGGTATAAATAAATGAGGTGACAGTAGATGAAACAAGGCTGCCTTTGATGGAAATATTGGTAGTGCAACTAAATTTGGAATGGTACCTAAAAAGGGTAATTACATAATTTATGACTTAGGAAAAGAAATTGATTTACGTAAATTACGTATTTATGCACGTGGTAATTCACTTGACTTTCCAAGAAATATCGAAGTGTTATATTCGACAAACCTTGAAAATAATTACACTAAGTTATTTGACATTCCTACCGTTGATGATCGTAACACTAGACTAGATAATGTTAATTCAGAATCTATTAAAGTAGACAGCAAATATCCAGCAATGAGATATTTTGGACACGAACAAGACCTAAACCAACCAGTAAAAGCTAGATACATTAAATTATTAGTAACTAAAGATTATCCAAACCTTTCGTTGGTATTTAATGAAATTCAAATAAATGATGGTGAATATATATCTATTCCTAACGATCCTAGATTTAGCGGTGCAGAAGAAAGTTCAAAGAACACAACTCCATCAAAAATGATGGATTCAGATTTATCAACTTATTATGAACCAAAAGAGTCAAACTCAGAAATTAAATATTTCGAACATGATCCACAACCAGGTAAATTTATTCAATTTATTACAACTGATAAATATTCAGATGCAACTGTAACAGTAAAAACAGCTAACGAAACTGGGGTAGTCAAAGAATATCAACTAGGTAAGTTATCTATAGATAATATATCATTTAGAATACCTGAAAAAGAAAGTATATTAGAAGTTAAAATAAATTGAACAGATAAGAAACCTCAAATTAAAGAGATGACCTTATATGACTCTGATGAAACTTCTGAATTGAATAAGGAACCTTTAACAAAATTAACAAAGTTGCCAAGTGATTTTGATAATTGAGTTAATGAAGATAAAGCCAAATTAAACAATTTAATTGAAATTGCTAAAAAAGTTTTAAGTTATGAACATGTCACACAAAAAACTTTAGATAAGCTAGTAAATAATATCAATAGTATAATTCAAAACAAAAGATTAAAAGGGGATATAAGCAAATTACAAGCTGAAGTTAACTCTGAAATAACTGATCTGGAATATTATGTTGAATCGACAACCATAGAATATAAATATTCTTTAGCAAAAGCTAAAAATTTAATAGCTAACTCAGCTGATGAAACACAAGATGTTATTGACTTAATCTATCAAGAATTAATGGACGCTAAATCTAAACTTAGATTTTCACCTAAAAACAAGGACGAATTAAAAATAAAAGTTAATGATTTTGAGAAATTAAACCCTAATAGATTTTTAGAAGAAAATTATCAATTATTACATGAAAAAGTAACTAAAATAAAACAAAAAATATCCGATGATGATATAGCTTCATTAACCGATAAAATTCACCCAAAAGAATTTGCTAAACTAATTTCTGAATATGATGAGTTATACAAAAAGTTAGTAGATTCAGAAAAAGGAGTTAAGTTCAATGAATATAACAAAATCAAAGAATTAGCTAATAAATTTATCGACCAAAATGGTTCACAATGACAAAATTTATCAAATAAATTAAATGATAAAATAACTGAATTTGACAAACAAGTTAACAGCGATGATTCAACAATTGAATCTATAAACGCCGCAATAGAAGGACTAACTAAAGCTCTTAATGATTCTCAAACTGAAAAAGCTAATAAAATAAATAAATTAAAATCTATTGCGACTACATTGATTGAGGATGGGCAAATATACACAGAAGAATCGTTCAATAAATATCTAGAAGTTGCAAATAAAATTAAGGATCTTGTCGCTAACCCAGATAAAATTTTAGAAGAAGAGATTGATTCATTAATCGAAAATATGAAAACTGCAACAGATGAACTACAGTTAAAAGATCAAAGTAATTTAGATGGCATCAAACAATACGCAAAATCACTTGCTGAAAAACTAGAAAATAATAAAGAAGAAATTAATAATGAAATTGATCAAGCTCAAAATCTAGAGACAATAAAAGTTATTATTGAAAAAATAAAAAATCAACTAATAGAAGAATCTAATAATAAGATTGACAAAAAACGTAATGAAGGAATTGATTTAGCTAATCAATTACTCAATAAAGAAAAAATTAATGAATTCATTTATGACTTAAATAATGCTAACGATATTCAAAGTCTAGAAAACATCATTAATTTAATTAGAAATCAAATTCAAGAAACTAAAGAACAATTAGCTTCTAAAATTAGAGATAATTTAACCGAATTAGAAAATCAACAACTAAAAAATTCTATATTAGATGATGTAAATAATAATTTATCAAGTTTATCAATCTCAAAATTAAATGAATATATAGAACAAATTAAAAGAGAAAAAGAAAATGAGTTAATTAAGAATATAAGCAAATTGAGAGCACAAAATAACAACTTAATTAATCAACTTGAATCAGAAAAAGATTCATTTACTAATAGACTTCAAAATTCAAACACATTAGATGAACTTAAAACATTAAACAACGAATTAAGAGAAATTGTTGATAAGTTGATTTCAAAATATAAAACAGATGCAAATCGTGAGTTAGACAAATTAATTAACAAAGAAAATTACGCAACAAGAATTGAAAATACAAATAATGTAAACGTCTTAAAAGATTTAATTAAAGAAATTCAAGATAAATTCAAGATTCAACAAGAACAATTAAAACAACAAAAAATTGCACAAATTAGATCAAAAATTGAGCAACTTGATGATCAAAATCTAATTTCTGCCTTAGTTGATGAATTAGGAAGTATCGTTGAACTAAGTCAATACGATCCTTTCAAACAAAAAGTAGATCAAAAAATAGAAGAATTAATTAATACACTAAAACAAAAAGCATCTAATTTATTGGATAAAATTGAAAATAAGGAAGATATTACTAATGATCAAATTCAACAAATCGATAACTTAGTTCAAATAAGAAATCTAATTGCTTTACTGGAAGATAAACTTCAAGTTCAAACTCAACAAAAAATCCAAAATAAAAAACTTGAATTATTAAATAAAATTTCAACAGAAAGTGAATTAGACGCTTACAAAAACAACGTTAATAATTCTAATACACTTGAAGAACTTAGCATGATTGAAACTCAAATTGATAGTAAAATAAATGAGATTCAAAACAAGAGAGTTGCTAACAATAGAAATTGAATTAAATCTAATTTATCACAATTAAACAGATTTTTAGAACTATTAAGTAATCAAGAGATTCAAAATCCGATTAAAAACGAATTAAACCAAGAAATCACGAACATAAACTCATTTGATGTAACTAACATTCCTGATTCTGATAAAGAAACTCATCAAAACTTGATCGTACAATTAACAACAAAAGCAAATGAAATTTTAAAATCTAACTTAGTCACTCTTCCTTTACTAAGTATTCCATTATCAAAAGATGTTATTAGAGATAATTTAGAAAAAATTAAAGAATCGATAAATTCAACAATGAACGAATCATCAAAACAACTTAATATCGATCAATATCAAAACATTATTAATCAAATTAATAATCTTAATTATGATGATTCTTTCTTAGAACTAATTGATCAATACACCAATTTAGTAAGACAATATGACCAACTTTGAATAAACTTGAGAATAACACTTATTAATAGTCAATTTAATGAATTAGAAACATTAAAACAAGAAATTGAAGACCTAATTACTAAAAATAATTTAACTGATGAACCTGAACTAAGTGAGTTACAAAGTAAAATCCAACTAAACAGTTCATCTAAAATTATTTTAAGTGCAACCACTAAATTGAACACACAAAAACAACTTATAAACGAACTTAACAATAAAGTTAATTCATTAATTAAACAAAAAGAAGAACAAAAAACAGCAAGAACTAAGAGAACAAGAATTATTATTGGTAGTGTAATTAGCGGATTAGTAGTAATAGCAACAGTTGGTCTCATCATACTATTCAAAAGTAAAAAAGGCAAAAAATAA